DNA sequence from the Aneurinibacillus sp. REN35 genome:
CTCTCCCCTGCGCATACGGTATGTTCCGAGCGCAGCGCCTGTGCCTGCCCGATCGTTTCTACAGGGAGAACGGATGCAAAGCCTGCGCTGAGTGCGGCGACAATTGTACTGGCAGCCTTTAATACATCAATAACAATGACAGTTCGTCCGGTAAGGTGTTCCTGCCGAATTTCTTCTACTGTCTGCACGACTTCAATCTTCATATGTCCTTCTCCCCTTATCCCTTAAATCTTCTGTCTTCATAGTATGCCAAATCAAATTTGGGCGTTCCCCCCATCTTGATTGTGTCAGCCCTGCTTCTTAAATAGATATATTCCTTTTTGTACATGCATATCGTTGGAAGGAGGGGGGATGATTATGCTTGAAAAAGCGATTATGGGGATGGCCTCGCTTCGGTTGATCTCAGGCTCACTTGAAATTCTGGCCGCACTTATGATTATTAAAGTAAATGAAGTGGAAAAAGCGCTGCTGATTAATTCTAGCCTTGCACTCATTGGTCCGCCGGTTTTACTGATGACGACGGCGATTGGACTTGCCGGTATGGCGGATCGGATCAATCCGGCCAAGATTCTATGGATTTGTATAGGTGTCGTGTGCATTTTGATTGGAGTACGCAAATAAGGGGGCGTATGCGATGCAATATGTAGTACGAAAAGGAGATACGCTGACCAAGATCGCGAATCGGTTTGGGATTGGTGTGTGTGCGCTATCTGCGGTCAATCCTTCGCTTGGGCGCTGTTTATATGTAATGCCGGGTCAGGTGCTGAATGTGCCGGAAGGTGTGATGCTGTATGAGGCGCAATCTGGTGATACTCTCTATTGTATTGCTCAGGCCTTTAACGTATCACTAGAGGAATTACGCACCGCGAATCCAGCGTATATGCCGTGGAAGGAAGATACACTCATCGCTACCGGTGCGTCATTCATCATTCCACGAGGTTGTAAGGAGCAGATTGTAAGAACGAACGAAGAGTATACACCGTATGATTTAATC
Encoded proteins:
- a CDS encoding YqhV family protein — its product is MLEKAIMGMASLRLISGSLEILAALMIIKVNEVEKALLINSSLALIGPPVLLMTTAIGLAGMADRINPAKILWICIGVVCILIGVRK